Below is a genomic region from Prolixibacteraceae bacterium.
CCTCCAAAGAAATTTGCAAACTGTCCATTGATACCCAATTTCATTGCAAAAGATGGTAAAATAGTAACCAATGCTAGGAATATAGATCCTGGCAAAGTGATACGTGACATAATAGTATCCAAGAATTCAACGGTTTTCTTACCTGGTTTAACACCTGGAATAAAACCACCGTTCTTTTTCATATCTTCTGCCATTTGAACAGGATTAACTGTAATAGCAGTATAAAAATATGTGAAAATAACAACCATTAATGCCATAGCGAAATTATACCAGAACCCAGTAAAATCGCTAAATGCAGCTAAAGACGCTCTAATACCTTCAGACTCAAAAAGTCCTTGCATACTTAGAGGAATCATAACAATTGCTTGCGCAAAAATGATTGGCATAACACCAGCAGCATTCACTTTCAAAGGAATATACTGACGAACACCACCATATTGTTTGTTTCCTACAATTCGTTTTGCATACTGCACAGGCACTTTACGAGTACCTTGCACCAACAAAATCGAAAGCATGAATACTACAAAAAGTAGAACTAGCTCAACCAAGAACATCAACATTCCTGCCCCTTGCTCAGACCAGCGTGAAGCCAACTCAGCGAAGAATGCGAAAGGAAGTCGAGATATAATACCGATCATAATGATTAAGGAGATACCATTACCGATACCTTTATCAGTAATACGCTCTCCTAGCCACATAACAAACATAGAACCCGCACACATAATAATGATAGCAGGTATAGTAAAGAAGGCGCCTCCTACTGCGAAGGCGCTTTCTGGTAATTGGTAATGCAAATTCGTTAGATAACCTGATCCTTGTAAAAATAAAATACCAACCGTTAGCAAACGGGTAATTTGGTTAATCTTATTACGACCAGACTCTCCATCTTTTTGTAAACGTTGAAAGTATGGAACAGCGATACCCAAAAGCTGAATAACGATCGAAGCGGTAATATAAGGCATAATTCCCAATGCAAAAATCGAAGCATTTGAGAACGCACCTCCTGAAAAAGTATTTAGGAGTCCTAACAAACCATCTGCAGTCTGCTTTTTCAGTTCACCTAGTTGCATAGGATCAATACCTGGTAAGGCAATAAATGATCCTAGACGATAAACCAATAACAACAACAAAGTTGTATTGATACGAGATCGCAACTCTTCGATCTTATAAATATTCTTTAGGGTGTCGATTAACTTTCTCATATAGGTTTAGAGTATTTCTGTTGTTCCAGATAACTTTTCAATAGCTTCTTTTGCGCTTTTAGAAAAAGCATTTGCTTTCACCTCTAATTTAGAAGTAATTTCGCCATTTCCCAAGATTTTTACCAAATCATTTTTAGAAACTAGCCCAGCCTTAATCAATAACGCTTTATCTATTGTTGTAGTCTCATGCTTATCAGCAACAGCCTGAAGTGATCCCAAGTTAACTCCTTTGTACTCTACACGGTTGATGTTCTTAAAACCAAATTTAGGAACCAAACGTTGTAGAGGCATCTGACCTCCTTGAAAACCAACTTTGCGGCTATATCCTGATCTAGACTTAGCACCTTTGTGCCCACGTGTCGAGGTACCACCAAAACCAGATCCTTGACCACGGCCAATTCGCTTATCAGAGTGAGTGGAACCTTTCGCAGGTTGTAGATTGTGCAACTCCATATCTAGTTATTTTTATTTATTAATTATAATTCAACGACCTTAACAAGGTGTTTAACAACATTAATCATACCTAGAATTACTGGAGATGCATCATGCTCAACACTACCATTCAGTTTACGCAAACCAAGTGCTTCTAGATTACGCTTTTGGGTCTTAGTAGCTCCAATTGCGCTTTTTACTTGTGTTACTTTTATTTTTGCCATTGTGTTTTTCTATTATCCGTTAAACACTTTGTCAAGAGAAACCCCACGGTGTGCAGCAACAGTTTGTGCATCGCGAAGCTCTGCAAGAGCATTAAAAGTAGCCTTTACCAAGTTGTGAGGATTCGAAGAACCTTTCGACTTAGCTAGGATATCGTGAACTCCAGCACTCTCTAGTACTGCACGCATTGCACCACCAGCCTTTACTCCGGTACCCGAAGATGCAGGCTTCATGAATACACGCGCACCACCAAATTTAGCGTATTGCTCGTGAGGAATAGTTCCCTTTAGAACAGGTACATTGATCAAGTTCTTTTTCGCTGCTTCTACCCCTTTAGAGATAGCAGTAGTTACTTCATTAGCTTTACCAAGACCCCATCCTACGATACCGTTCTCGTTACCTACTACTACAATAGCAGAAAAACTAAAGGTACGACCACCTTTTGTCACTTTAGTAACACGGTTAATAGCAACCAATCGATCTTTAAGTTCGATGTCGCTTGTTTTTACGTTACGTATATTTTGTGCCATTGTAATAATTAGAATTTAAGACCGTTTTCACGAGCAGCTTCAGCTACTGCTTTTACACGTCCGTGATACAAATATCCATTTCTATCGAATACAACTTGAGTAATACCTGCCGCTAGAGCTGCCTCAGCTGCTTTCTTACCAACAACAGTTGCGATCTCAGACTTAGATCCCTCAAG
It encodes:
- the secY gene encoding preprotein translocase subunit SecY, encoding MRKLIDTLKNIYKIEELRSRINTTLLLLLVYRLGSFIALPGIDPMQLGELKKQTADGLLGLLNTFSGGAFSNASIFALGIMPYITASIVIQLLGIAVPYFQRLQKDGESGRNKINQITRLLTVGILFLQGSGYLTNLHYQLPESAFAVGGAFFTIPAIIIMCAGSMFVMWLGERITDKGIGNGISLIIMIGIISRLPFAFFAELASRWSEQGAGMLMFLVELVLLFVVFMLSILLVQGTRKVPVQYAKRIVGNKQYGGVRQYIPLKVNAAGVMPIIFAQAIVMIPLSMQGLFESEGIRASLAAFSDFTGFWYNFAMALMVVIFTYFYTAITVNPVQMAEDMKKNGGFIPGVKPGKKTVEFLDTIMSRITLPGSIFLALVTILPSFAMKLGINGQFANFFGGTSLLILVGVVLDTLQQIESHLLMRHYDGLMKDGRIKGRVGGAAAI
- the rplO gene encoding 50S ribosomal protein L15; the protein is MELHNLQPAKGSTHSDKRIGRGQGSGFGGTSTRGHKGAKSRSGYSRKVGFQGGQMPLQRLVPKFGFKNINRVEYKGVNLGSLQAVADKHETTTIDKALLIKAGLVSKNDLVKILGNGEITSKLEVKANAFSKSAKEAIEKLSGTTEIL
- the rpmD gene encoding 50S ribosomal protein L30 — translated: MAKIKVTQVKSAIGATKTQKRNLEALGLRKLNGSVEHDASPVILGMINVVKHLVKVVEL
- the rpsE gene encoding 30S ribosomal protein S5 — its product is MAQNIRNVKTSDIELKDRLVAINRVTKVTKGGRTFSFSAIVVVGNENGIVGWGLGKANEVTTAISKGVEAAKKNLINVPVLKGTIPHEQYAKFGGARVFMKPASSGTGVKAGGAMRAVLESAGVHDILAKSKGSSNPHNLVKATFNALAELRDAQTVAAHRGVSLDKVFNG